A genomic region of Mytilus trossulus isolate FHL-02 unplaced genomic scaffold, PNRI_Mtr1.1.1.hap1 h1tg000406l__unscaffolded, whole genome shotgun sequence contains the following coding sequences:
- the LOC134702151 gene encoding uncharacterized protein LOC134702151, translating into MDLVKLKSVQSGNRSAVTRLFRRLDEVKENSNFDEEEVIATLGKLVQKQTLFEDLNEQIIKLTEPGDVENEIVDSDEYSVDMETKIRHIRKFIQNVQTPQSRHIDSHTKTHTLNPETIPFVPTHNIANPHNAQSFENPSVQASHTFNTQQSSFSSASSHRLPKLSLPIFLGNILEWQTFWDSYESAVHLNLSLTNVQKFNYLKAQLEHEALDSIAGFALTNVNYDEAVNLLKERFGQQDKIINAYMQALLEIPSSRNQLTSLRSFYDKMESYVRGLEALGQTQETYGTLLVPIIMKKLPGEVRQHLAREHRIQTWVLRDLRKSILDEINIMDAGQEIESSHLLPTTSAFFAGAKSAKSKPYKNIETRPCVFCHEVHAPTYCSNMTDTESRMDVVKRDKLCFNCLGNHRLNECKSENTCRYCNRKHHTSLCNAHKSNDIKPGNEESDRNGGNTSTHTNFRANDNQSSSPLNPPNPPSLNSTNVHLVKDSHTTEHDTTILYSKWNESRSNVLLKTAVAQVGANQHFMDTNILLDEGAQRSFLTQEVANKLHLQIEGTEITQLSAFEGKEKTVRHLENTSLPENRCRTRNANQSTDSTFNRYASTKSNE; encoded by the coding sequence ATGGATCTCGTAAAATTGAAATCAGTCCAATCGGGGAACAGAAGCGCTGTTACCAGATTATTCCGAAGATTAGATGAAGTAAAGGAGAATTCGAATTTCGACGAAGAAGAAGTTATTGCAACTCTCGGAAAACTAGtgcaaaaacaaacattgtttGAGGACTTAAACGAACAAATTATTAAGTTAACAGAACCGGGAGATGTGGAAAATGAGATAGTGGATTCAGATGAATATTCAGTGGATATGGAAACAAAGATTCGCCACATACGtaagtttatacaaaatgtcCAAACACCACAGTCCCGTCATATTGATTCACATACAAAAACCCACACATTAAATCCAGAAACTATACCGTTTGTACCAACGCACAACATAGCCAACCCACACAACGCACAGTCGTTTGAGAACCCGTCTGTACAAGCCAGTCATACGTTCAACACACAGCAAAGTTCATTTTCGTCAGCTAGTAGTCACCGCCTACCCAAACTTTCGCTTCCAATATTCTTAGGGAACATCTTAGAATGGCAAACTTTCTGGGACTCATATGAGTCGGCCGTACACCTTAACTTGTCActtacaaatgtacaaaaattcAATTACTTGAAAGCACAGCTAGAACATGAAGCACTAGATTCTATAGCGGGGTTCGCACTTACAAATGTAAACTATGATGAAGCCGTAAATCTATTAAAAGAGAGGTTCGGTCAACAAGACAAAATCATAAATGCATACATGCAGGCATTATTAGAAATCCCTTCATCTAGAAATCAGCTAACAAGCTTACGAAGTTTTTACGATAAAATGGAAAGTTACGTCAGGGGATTAGAAGCTCTAGGTCAGACACAAGAAACATACGGCACTCTACTTGTTCCAATTATTATGAAGAAATTACCCGGGGAAGTCAGACAACATCTCGCACGAGAACACAGAATACAAACTTGGGTATTACGGGACCTCCGTAAAAGCATTTTAGATGAGATCAATATAATGGACGCAGGACAAGAAATAGAGTCATCACACCTTTTGCCCACAACATCAGCTTTCTTTGCAGGAGCGAAATCGGCAAAGTCCAAACCTTACAAGAATATTGAGACAAGACCTTGCGTTTTCTGTCATGAAGTACACGCACCTACTTATTGCAGTAATATGACCGACACGGAATCCCGCATGGACGTAGTAAAACGAGATAAGTTATGCTTTAACTGCCTTGGTAACCACAGACTTAACGAATGTAAATCTGagaatacatgtagatattgtAACAGAAAACACCATACAAGCTTATGTAATGCCCACAAATCAAACGACATAAAACCAGGTAATGAAGAAAGCGATAGAAATGGAGGTAATACTTCAACGCATACGAACTTCCGCGCAAATGATAACCAGAGTAGCAGCCCGCTAAACCCGCCAAACCCGCCATCTTTGAAttcgacaaacgttcacctggTAAAAGATAGTCATACAACGGAACACGATACTAccattttgtattcaaaatggAATGAATCACGATCAAATGTACTGTTGAAAACCGCCGTAGCACAAGTTGGAGCGAACCAACACTTTATGGATACGAACATTCTCCTTGACGAAGGAGCACAAAGATCGTTTTTAACGCAGGAAGTAGCGAATAAACTTCACTTACAGATAGAGGGAACAGAAATTACACAGTTATCGGCATTTGAAGGTAAAGAGAAAACCGTGAGACACTTAGAAAACACAAGTCTACCTGAAAACCGATGCAGGACACGTAATGCCAATCAAAGTACTGATAGTACCTTTAATCGCTATGCCTCtacaaaatcaaatgagtaA